The DNA sequence TACCTTTGAGTTGACGGTATTGTTTGCTGCCCACGGTATGGTATTGACCTTCTTCATTGTGGGACAATACTGGCCTGGCAAAAAAGCCAAACTCTTCGATGAGCGCCAGACTGACGATGTATTCGTCGTGGCCATCGATAAGAACAAGATTGCCGACGAAGCTGTGGTCATCGAGGCCTTGACTTCCAACGGTGCATACGAAGTAACTGAGAAAGAACTTTAAAGCGTCATGAGCAGAATTGTAAACCATATTCAAGCTTGGGCATGCATGGCTGTGCTGGCGCTGGTCCTGACCGGTTGCTACACCGACAAATCCAAGCGGAACATTGAGTACGCTCCCAACATGTACAACTCGCTACCGTTGGAGCCATACTCTCAGACCACTTATCCGGAAACCAACATTGGTGGCAACTTCTTTGCAATCAAACCCGGATTGGATGAGCCGAAATACTTCAAAAATGGGTTGTCCGCTCAAGCGGCTCCTGAAGGAACGGTTCCCCGTGGGGAGTCTTGGTACTACCAGGAAGACTACACCCCTTACGAATATGCCGTGGAAGATTACGATTTGGCAGGTGCAGAATTGACCAGCCCGATCGAGTGCTCTGAGGAGACTTTCGCAGCAGGAAAAAACCTGTACGAGATCTACTGTATCATGTGCCACGGTTCCGACGGTGGTGGACAAGGATCTTTGTTCAAAAATTCCGATGGAAACTATCCTCCAGTACCTTATTCCTACACCACTCGCTGGTCTCAAGGAATGACTGAAGGAAACGCATTCCACACGCTGACCCACGGTAAGGGAATTATGGGATCATATGCCTCTCAGTTGACTCCAATGGAGCGTTGGCAGGTGATCTGCTATATCAAAAAGTTCCAAGAGTAAGCTTGGAGCAGGCATTAACCCAAAAGAATAGAGATTTTGGCAACGACACATTATACTACCGAGCAGTTAACGGAGCGCTTTGAATTTGCAGGCAAATTCAAAACCTTCATCTACGGTATGATCGGCGTCGGAATTGTCCTGTTGCTGGCTGGATTCTTCATGGATCACACCGGAGAGGGACACCACGACGACCACGCGACTACTGAGCATGTTGAGGCAACGCACTCAGATGCCGGTCACGGAGCAGACTCACATGGTGATGAAGCTCACCACGAGGCAGGCGCACATGACGAAGGTCATGGGGGCCACCACAAGCAACCCACTACGTTGACGCGTTTGTTGGCCAACGTATTGACCAGTGCATTGTACTTCATGACCCTGACGATGGGAGCTACCTTCTTCCTATTCGTTCACCGGGTGGCAAATGCAGGATGGCAGACCGCAATCCGCCGGATTCCCGAAGCAATTATGCAGTGGATTCCAGTAGGGGTAGTCATCATGATCCTGCTGTTCTTCGCCATGCCAGAATTGTATGAATGGGTATGGATGCCTGAAGGTGAGGATGAGATTATCGACTCCAAGCGCGGTTACTTGAACATGACTTTGTTCATCATCCGTAACCTGTTGTTCTTCGCATTCTGGATCTGGGCAGCGTTCAAGTATCGCTCCATGTCCTACAGCATGGACGG is a window from the Pontibacter sp. G13 genome containing:
- a CDS encoding cytochrome c, yielding MSRIVNHIQAWACMAVLALVLTGCYTDKSKRNIEYAPNMYNSLPLEPYSQTTYPETNIGGNFFAIKPGLDEPKYFKNGLSAQAAPEGTVPRGESWYYQEDYTPYEYAVEDYDLAGAELTSPIECSEETFAAGKNLYEIYCIMCHGSDGGGQGSLFKNSDGNYPPVPYSYTTRWSQGMTEGNAFHTLTHGKGIMGSYASQLTPMERWQVICYIKKFQE